From the genome of Gracilinanus agilis isolate LMUSP501 chromosome 2, AgileGrace, whole genome shotgun sequence, one region includes:
- the LOC123233134 gene encoding zinc-alpha-2-glycoprotein-like produces MRPGSHILGTMKYHRRWSSLSLAWLLFLGVFVFRQTWAVHHRHIGQLSAVGTTHSLLEVSAITFLDDVEVASYNKEHKQIIVKIPWISKALGDNYLTQMTDDLLLNQEQDLQGTIEFVACDDTNHNRNHTAQVLAECEIDNNITVKSQIHLIWDGVEYFKIDEEVGHWENINPKVKKYQPILESSFWTTLRKRYMKLYCVDLMRKVVEYSSIRDNVGPEVAVSQHVSTEGSIILSCIATGFYPRSILMHWEKNGKLRIWGNESSSGTLPNMDSTFYLKITLELSSEDSGAGYSCVVEHSELKTPAIYSVPGKPTMEKSWVLELGIVLTIILLLSCAGAFIIWKKRKTGQLERSFPSSTPPAPSSLQ; encoded by the exons ATGAGGCCAGGTAGCCACATTCTAGGGACAATGAAGTATCACAGGAGGTGGAGCAGCTTATCTTTAGCCTGGCTTCTCTTTCTTGGAGTATTTGTTTTCAGACAGACATGGGCAG TCCACCACAGGCATATTGGTCAGCTCAGTGCAGTAGGTACAACCCACTCTCTCTTGGAAGTAAGTGCAATTACCTTCTTAGATGATGTGGAAGTGGCATCTTACAACAAAGAACACAAGCAAATTATTGTCAAGATACCCTGGATCTCTAAAGCACTGGGAGATAATTATCTCACACAGATGACTGATGATTTATTGCTGAACCAAGAGCAAGATTTGCAAGGGACTATCGAATTTGTAGCATGCGATGACACTAACCATAATA GAAACCACACAGCCCAGGTCCTGGCAGAATGTGAAATTGACAATAACATCACAGTAAAAAGTCAAATCCATTTAATTTGGGATGGGGTCGAATATTTCAAGATAGATGAAGAGGTTGGCCACTGGGAGAATATAAATCCTAAAGTAAAGAAATACCAACCTATTCTGGAGAGCTCATTCTGGACCACTCTAAGGAAACGCTACATGAAGCTATATTGTGTTGACTTGATGAGGAAAGTGGTTGAGTACTCAAGCATAAGGGATAATG TGGGCCCTGAGGTGGCTGTATCTCAACATGTCAGCACAGAAGGCAGCATCATTCTCTCCTGCATTGCCACAGGTTTCTACCCTCGCTCCATCCTAATGCACTGGGAAAAGAACGGAAAACTGAGGATATGGGGAAATGAGAGTTCCAGTGGCACCCTGCCCAATATGGATTCCACCTTCTACCTCAAAATTACCTTAGAGCTCTCTTCAGAGGACTCAGGTGCAGGTTATAGCTGTGTGGTAGAACACAGTGAATTGAAGACCCCTGCTATATATTCAG TTCCTGGAAAGCCCACTATGGAAAAGTCTTGGGTCCTAGAACTGGGTATTGTGTTGACTATCATCCTACTGCTGAGCTGTGCTGGAGCGTTTATCAtctggaagaagaggaagacag GTCAGCTGgaaagatcttttccatcttctacACCTCCTGCTCCTTCCTCCTTACAATAA
- the LOC123233133 gene encoding zinc-alpha-2-glycoprotein-like, translating into MECHSRWSCLSSAWLLFLGVFVFRQTWAVHHRLMGQLTAVGSAHSLLEVSAISFLDDVEVGSYNKEHKQIVVKIPWISKALGDNYVTQLVDDLLLNQEEDLRWTIEYVARNDTNHDRNHTAQLLAECEIDNNITVKSQIHLIWDGVEIFRIDEEVGHWEIINLEFKQYQHILESLLWTTLRKRYMKLYCVDVMRKVVGYSHIRDNVAPEMAVSQHVSTEGSIILSCIATGFYPRSILMHWEKNGKLGIWGNESSSGTLGTLPNMDSTFYLKITLELSSEDSGAGYSCVVEHSELKTPAIYSVPGKPTMEKSWVLELGIVLTIILLLSCAGAFIIWKKRKTGQLERSFPSSTPPAPSSLQ; encoded by the exons TCCACCACAGGCTTATGGGTCAGCTCACTGCAGTGGGCAGCGCCCACTCTCTCTTGGAAGTAAGTGCAATTAGCTTCTTAGATGACGTGGAAGTGGGATCTTACAACAAAGAACACAAGCAAATTGTTGTCAAGATACCCTGGATCTCTAAAGCACTGGGAGATAATTATGTCACACAGTTGGTGGATGATTTATTGCTGAACCAAGAGGAAGATTTGCGATGGACTATCGAATATGTAGCACGGAATGACACTAACCATGACA GAAACCACACAGCCCAGCTCCTGGCAGAATGTGAAATAGACAATAATATCACAGTAAAGAGTCAAATCCATTTAATTTGGGATGGGGTCGAAATTTTCAGGATAGATGAAGAGGTTGGCCACTGGGAGATCATAAATCTTGAATTCAAGCAGTACCAACACATTCTGGAGAGCCTATTGTGGACCACTCTAAGGAAACGCTACATGAAGCTATATTGTGTTGACGTGATGAGGAAAGTAGTTGGATACTCACACATAAGGGATAATG TGGCCCCAGAGATGGCTGTATCTCAACATGTCAGCACAGAAGGCAGCATCATTCTCTCCTGCATTGCCACAGGTTTCTACCCTCGCTCCATCCTCATGCACTGGGAAAAGAACGGGAAGCTGGGGATATGGGGAAATGAGAGTTCCAGTGGCACCCT TGGCACCCTGCCCAATATGGATTCCACCTTCTACCTCAAAATTACCTTAGAGCTCTCTTCAGAGGACTCAGGTGCAGGTTATAGCTGTGTGGTAGAACACAGTGAATTGAAGACCCCTGCTATATATTCAG TTCCTGGAAAGCCCACTATGGAAAAGTCTTGGGTCCTAGAACTGGGTATTGTGTTGACTATCATCCTACTGCTGAGCTGTGCTGGAGCGTTTATCAtctggaagaagaggaagacag GTCAGCTGgaaagatcttttccatcttctacACCTCCTGCTCCTTCCTCCTTACAATAA